A window of Erpetoichthys calabaricus chromosome 12, fErpCal1.3, whole genome shotgun sequence contains these coding sequences:
- the c12h19orf25 gene encoding UPF0449 protein C19orf25 homolog, with protein MLTSWCVSPRATSRRTFHGLRMTSKGKKRVVLPTRPEPPTAAQIQEDIEKTSPNDPVFTMLKDTTEEMPFTTSTPNMDSELERKYQQSRRYYDLNEKLLQMRGEVAAKRQELQETGRRLEESTVDIKGKSL; from the exons ATGCTTACTTCTTGGTGTGTGTCCCCCCGAGCCACCTCCAGACGCACCTTCCA tggTCTACGGATGACTTCCAAGGGAAAGAAGCGTGTGGTTCTACCAACCCGCCCTGAGCCTCCAACTGCAGCCCAAATCCAGGAAGACATTGAAAAGACATCTCCAAATGATCCTGTCTTCACAATGCTCAAGGACACCACTGAAG AGATGCCCTTCACTACTTCTACCCCAAATATGGACAGTGAGCTGGAAAGGAAATACCAACAAAGCCGGCGATACTACGACTTAAATGAAAAGCTGCTGCAGATGCGAGGAGAAGTGGCCGCCAAAAGGCAGGAGCTTCAAGAAACAGGCAGGCGGCTGGAGGAGAGCACAGTTGACATCAAGGGGAAGTCACTCTGA